One window from the genome of Hoplias malabaricus isolate fHopMal1 chromosome X2, fHopMal1.hap1, whole genome shotgun sequence encodes:
- the LOC136677247 gene encoding eIF5-mimic protein 2-A: MNNQKQQKPTLTGQRFKTRKRDEKERFDPSQFQESIVQGLNQTGTDLDAVAKFLDASGAKLDYRRYAETLFDILVAGGMLAPGGTLSDDMTRTEYCLFTANEDLETMQAYAQVFNKLIRRYKYLEKGFEEEIKKLLLFLKGFTESERNKLAMLTGILLANGNISASILNSLFNENLVKEGVSAAFAVKLFKSWINEKDINSVAGSLRKVGMDNRLMELFPANKRSCEHFSKYFTDAGLKELSDFARNQQSIGARKELQKELQEQMSRGESLKDIIAYVREEMKKTNISEQTMIGIVWTSVMSSVEWNKKEELVTEQAIKHLKQYSPLLNAFTSQGLSELTLLLKIQEYCYDNIHFMKAFQKIVVLLYKADVLSEEAILKWYTEGHLAKGKSVFLEQMKKFVEWLKNAEEESESDEEEGD, translated from the exons ATGAATAATCAAAAGCAGCAAAAGCCAACGCTAACCGGCCAGCGTTTTAAGACTCGGAAAAGAG ATGAAAAGGAGAGATTTGATCCTTCTCAGTTTCAAGAAAGTATTGTGCAAGGCTTGAACCAAACTGGCACAGATTTGGACGCGGTTGCTAAGTTCCTTGATGCCTCTGGTGCGAAGCTCGACTATCGCCGGTATGCAGAGACACTCTTCGACATCCTGGTGGCTGGCGGCATGCTTG CCCCAGGTGGGACCCTATCCGATGACATGACCCGTACTGAGTACTGTCTCTTCACTGCAAATGAGGACCTGGAGACAATGCAAGCTTATGCTCAG GTTTTTAACAAGCTGATCAGGCGGTACAAGTACCTGGAGAAAGGGTTCGAGGAGGAGATCAAGAAG ctgctgctgtttttaaaaGGTTTCACAGAGTCAGAGCGTAACAAGCTGGCCATGCTGACCGGCATCCTGCTGGCCAATGGCAACATTTCAGCATCCATCCTCAACAGCCTCTTCAACGAGAACCTGGTCAAAGAAG GTGTTTCTGCTGCCTTTGCTGTCAAACTGTTTAAATCATGGATCAACGAGAAGGACATCAACTCTGTCGCTGGCAGTCTCCGAAAAGTTGGCATGGACAACAGGCTGATG GAGCTGTTTCCGGCCAACAAGCGGAGCTGCGAGCACTTCTCCAAATACTTCACGGATGCGGGGCTGAAGGAGCTATCTGACTTTGCCCGAAACCAGCAGTCCATCGGCGCTCGAAaggagctccagaaagagcttcAGGAGCAGATGTCCCGTGGAGAGTCCCTCAAAGAT ATAATTGCGTACGTCCGCGAGGAGATGAAGAAGACCAACATCTCGGAGCAGACGATGATAGGCATTGTGTGGACAAGTGTCATGAGCTCTGTTGAGTGGAACAAGAAAGAGGAGCTCGTCACTGAACAAGCCATCAAACACTTGAAG CAATACAGCCCCCTGTTGAACGCATTCACATCCCAGGGCCTGTCTGAGCTCACCCTGCTTCTGAAGATCCAAGAGTACTGCTATGACAACATCCACTTCATGAAGGCCTTCCAGAAAATTGTGGTGCTGCTCTACAAAG ctgaTGTTCTGAGTGAGGAGGCCATTCTGAAGTGGTATACTGAGGGTCACCTGGCCAAAGGAAAGAGCGTCTTCCTGGAGCAGATGAAAAAGTTTGTGGAGTGGCTGAAGAATGCAGAAGAAG AATCTGAATCTGATGAAGAGGAGGGAGATTAA